Genomic segment of Ralstonia pickettii:
GGCATGATGAAAAAGCTCAAAGGCGGCGGCATGATGAAGATGATGCGCGCCATGGGCGGCATGAAAGGCGGCATGAAGGGACTGTTCGGCGGCCGCTGAGCGGGCTACCTCCCTCCTGAATCGCACTTTTGATCGACACACCGAACCGTTTCACCGAACCGAAAAGATGCTGAGCGCAGAACAGGCCCGCGAACTCTGGGCCAACTCCGAAGAAATCGTCAGCGAAGACGCCGTGCGCGGCTCGCTGGACCGCATGGCCGAAGAGATCACCGAGAAGATCGGCGATACGTTCCCGATGGTGCTGTCCGTGATGGGCGGCGCGGCCGTCTTTACCGGGATGCTGCTGCCCAAGCTGGCCTTCCCGCTCGAATTCGACTACATCCACCTCTCGCGCTACAACAACACGACGGTGGGCGGCGAGATGCAGTGGCGCGTGGCGCCGCGCGAGTCGGTCAAGGGCCGCACGGTGCTG
This window contains:
- a CDS encoding hypoxanthine-guanine phosphoribosyltransferase, with the translated sequence MLSAEQARELWANSEEIVSEDAVRGSLDRMAEEITEKIGDTFPMVLSVMGGAAVFTGMLLPKLAFPLEFDYIHLSRYNNTTVGGEMQWRVAPRESVKGRTVLVLDDILDEGETMAAIRSRIIDMGAAEFYSAVLCEKTLAKSKPLYPDFCGFNVPDRYVFGCGMDAKGYWRNLPTIRALKNT